From Streptomyces sp. NBC_00370, a single genomic window includes:
- a CDS encoding helix-turn-helix transcriptional regulator, which produces MRLQASSLIGRDAQLGLLGRALSDAQQGRGGVVFLVGEAGVGKSRLAAEVVGSALGVGMGVLRGRSSTTGPAVPFRPLTEALMSLFRTGESLDELSLGPYKPVLGRLIPDWNTGAGDSSSIVILGEAVLRLLMATDHGRGRLLVLEDLHDADPETLGVLEYLVDNLEYSPVLLLATVRTDFSDALDLAQSARRRGTASVVELAPLTRPQVRDLVAGQLGTSPEDVPAAVLERLWEGSAGSPYLVEELLQSMIGAGTLVQGPDGWRTVGDPRGDVSSALARGILRRIDRLGAEGLTLLSAAAVLGRRFPLTVLQRMTGVDDRALLSHLHAGVAARLVVPDEPAPDWYSFRHSPTVEALFTQLTPGQRADLARQGAEAVEKLHPQLPGDWCALAAGLRSEAGEDAAAGKLFAEAGRRALAAGALGSAVTLLSRAETLLARAGDPQERAGALEPLLPALAESGDFDRAFDLVEHLHALDSAGLGASRLAILHTRLAKVAHTAGRWSDGNRQIDRAREVLGANPDGAATASVDVTAAYLALDTPGTDRTQQAEKLARSAADAAERYALPSVACQAWELLATVARERDPDESRAMLEKALSTAERHQLPLRRMYAATRIGGNDWLAEGDTAGLLSARDEALRLGSINIVHTVDGILVLDGVMRGARDATREAAVECLTIVRRLRLAPAVRYLLMSLASLEAHQGDRPAMEAALDSFAEWEGAGSQEEPLTLGMARAFCALMEEDRDLARAELGALSALERHNPSTYHLGGTHGVGLLLDVLAGEADRARHEAVAATAVGQMRWNRQFVTLADAVLLGREGQGERAAERIDTALRDAAAYPAALHLGLRLVADPAHEDGWGEPVAWLRRAEHHFHEQGVPAVTNACRAALRRLGAPVHQHRSGTDGIPEELRTLGVTVREYEAFLLLADRLSNKDIADRLFISPRTVEKHIASLMNKTGAANRADLCERSTRLR; this is translated from the coding sequence ATGCGTCTCCAAGCCTCTTCCCTCATCGGCCGGGATGCCCAACTGGGGCTGCTCGGACGCGCTTTGTCCGACGCTCAGCAGGGGCGCGGTGGCGTGGTCTTCCTGGTCGGCGAAGCCGGGGTCGGCAAGTCCCGGCTGGCGGCCGAGGTCGTGGGCAGTGCGCTCGGGGTCGGCATGGGCGTACTGCGTGGCCGCAGCAGCACCACAGGGCCCGCGGTGCCGTTCCGGCCGCTGACCGAGGCGCTGATGTCGCTCTTCCGCACCGGTGAATCGCTGGACGAGCTGTCCCTGGGACCGTACAAGCCGGTGCTGGGACGGCTGATCCCCGACTGGAACACCGGGGCGGGCGACAGCAGTTCCATCGTGATCCTGGGGGAGGCCGTCCTGCGCCTGCTCATGGCAACCGACCACGGCCGGGGCCGGCTCCTGGTGCTGGAGGATCTGCACGACGCCGACCCCGAGACCCTGGGCGTCCTCGAATATCTCGTGGACAACCTGGAGTACAGCCCGGTCCTGCTGCTCGCCACCGTCCGCACGGACTTCAGCGACGCGCTGGATCTCGCACAGTCGGCCCGCCGGCGCGGCACGGCATCCGTCGTGGAGCTGGCGCCACTCACCCGCCCCCAGGTACGCGACCTGGTCGCGGGCCAGTTGGGCACATCGCCGGAGGATGTGCCGGCGGCGGTGCTGGAGCGGCTGTGGGAGGGCAGCGCCGGAAGCCCTTACCTGGTCGAGGAGTTGCTCCAGTCGATGATCGGCGCGGGCACCCTGGTGCAGGGCCCCGACGGCTGGCGCACGGTCGGCGATCCGCGTGGCGACGTGTCGTCCGCGCTGGCCCGCGGCATCCTGCGCCGTATCGACCGGCTGGGCGCCGAGGGCCTGACGCTGCTGTCGGCGGCGGCCGTGCTGGGCAGACGGTTCCCGCTGACCGTGCTCCAGCGGATGACGGGAGTCGACGACCGGGCCCTGCTCAGCCATCTGCACGCCGGAGTCGCCGCTCGTCTGGTGGTCCCCGACGAGCCCGCCCCCGACTGGTACTCCTTTCGCCATTCGCCCACCGTGGAAGCCCTGTTCACCCAGCTGACGCCCGGTCAGCGCGCGGACCTGGCGCGCCAGGGCGCGGAGGCGGTCGAGAAGCTGCACCCGCAGCTGCCCGGCGACTGGTGCGCGCTCGCTGCCGGGCTGCGGTCCGAGGCCGGCGAGGACGCGGCGGCCGGCAAGCTCTTCGCCGAGGCGGGGCGGCGGGCCCTGGCCGCCGGCGCGCTCGGTTCCGCTGTGACCCTGCTCAGCCGGGCCGAGACCCTGCTGGCGCGGGCCGGCGATCCACAGGAGCGGGCGGGCGCGCTGGAGCCGCTGCTGCCCGCGCTCGCCGAGTCGGGCGACTTCGACCGGGCCTTCGACCTGGTCGAGCATCTGCACGCCCTGGACAGCGCGGGGCTCGGTGCGTCACGTCTGGCGATCCTGCACACCCGGCTGGCCAAGGTGGCGCACACGGCGGGGCGTTGGAGCGACGGCAACCGGCAGATCGACCGGGCCCGCGAGGTGCTGGGTGCCAATCCGGACGGCGCGGCGACGGCGTCCGTCGATGTCACCGCCGCCTATCTCGCCCTGGACACCCCCGGCACCGACCGCACCCAGCAGGCGGAGAAGCTGGCCCGCTCGGCGGCCGACGCCGCCGAGCGCTACGCGCTGCCCTCCGTCGCCTGCCAGGCGTGGGAGCTGCTGGCGACCGTGGCCCGCGAACGGGACCCCGACGAGTCCCGGGCCATGCTGGAGAAGGCCCTGTCGACGGCGGAGCGGCATCAGCTCCCCCTGCGGCGGATGTACGCGGCGACGCGGATCGGCGGCAACGACTGGCTGGCGGAGGGCGACACCGCCGGACTGCTCTCCGCCAGGGACGAGGCGCTGCGGCTCGGTTCGATCAACATCGTGCACACCGTGGACGGCATCCTCGTCCTGGACGGGGTGATGCGGGGCGCGCGCGACGCGACGCGCGAGGCGGCCGTCGAGTGCCTGACGATCGTGCGCAGGCTCAGACTCGCCCCCGCCGTCCGGTATCTCCTCATGTCCCTGGCGTCACTGGAGGCGCACCAGGGCGACCGGCCGGCGATGGAGGCCGCCCTCGACTCGTTCGCCGAATGGGAGGGGGCGGGATCGCAGGAGGAGCCGCTGACGCTGGGCATGGCCCGCGCCTTCTGCGCCCTGATGGAGGAGGACCGCGACCTGGCACGGGCGGAGCTGGGGGCGCTGTCGGCGCTGGAGCGGCACAACCCCAGCACGTACCACCTCGGCGGCACGCACGGGGTCGGGCTGCTGCTGGACGTGCTGGCGGGTGAGGCGGACCGCGCCCGGCACGAGGCGGTGGCCGCGACGGCGGTCGGGCAGATGCGGTGGAACCGCCAGTTCGTCACGCTCGCGGACGCCGTCCTGCTCGGCCGGGAGGGGCAGGGCGAGCGGGCCGCCGAGCGCATCGACACGGCCCTGCGCGACGCCGCCGCGTACCCGGCCGCCCTGCACCTGGGCCTGCGGCTGGTCGCGGACCCGGCGCACGAGGACGGCTGGGGCGAGCCGGTCGCCTGGCTCAGGCGGGCCGAACACCACTTCCACGAGCAGGGCGTACCGGCCGTCACGAACGCCTGCCGGGCCGCCCTGCGCCGGCTGGGCGCCCCGGTGCACCAGCACCGCAGCGGCACGGACGGCATCCCCGAAGAGCTGCGGACCCTCGGCGTCACCGTCCGGGAGTACGAGGCGTTCCTGCTCCTCGCCGACCGGCTGAGCAACAAGGACATCGCCGACCGGCTGTTCATCTCGCCCCGCACGGTCGAGAAACACATCGCCAGCCTGATGAACAAGACGGGCGCGGCCAACCGCGCTGACCTGTGCGAGCGTTCGACCCGACTGCGATGA
- a CDS encoding type 2 lanthipeptide synthetase LanM family protein — protein MNESAAPTTPRSAHLPLAWWAPALSLSERVGAPGRPAASATTATSGRAPWAVGDTAGFATRLAHLGLDELAVWALAGEAPEHLADRAGTPRWAGYVEEALESAHFAARPVPGDDDATGPDVFAPVVAPLVVPASDALDRQLAPLPASERNVLRASFEQWLLSRLARQAARTLVSELAGARRAGRLDGATPRDRFAAFLAANGSADGLGSLFTGYPVLARMLALTALDAADAVAELGLRLHADRADLVGVLLEGRDPGPLTRVELGRGDAHRGGRSVAVLTFADGSRAVYKPRPLGQHALLDDLAHWLTGRVDGLELRTPRTVRRQEHGWLEFIEHRWCGSVTEADAFYRRQGALLALLYAVDGADMHYENLIADGGQPVLVDAETLLHTGLPQAATAGADPAADALQASVHRTCLLPHLLIGENGALDISALGRAEEGTYPSEGLCWEDSGLDTMRVVRGAVVSPAAQNQPLPGGHRLQGADHRAALLDGFRTTYAAIRAHGAELTAPGALLERHAESPARLIVRSTRLYSTLLEESTHPALLGDALARDAAFAVLWTESAHDPARGRLVEHETEDLWRGDVPLFVHLPSGTGVRSAGGTWLPDLLPVSSLSAVRAKIARMDEVDCRNQEWIVAAALAAREADSPLVRPRSELVPAPLPAVAPEPSRLLAAACGIADEIAARAVRSGGRANWLGLESLPGGHWSVLPMGAGLAQGYTGVALFLAQAGVLAGAERYTALAHEAVLPLPALLKMLAADPELCAAVGPGAYDGLGGILYGLVRLSTLLDADLADSLPDALTALEHAVMGRMDLGFADGAAGALAAAVATHEATGARRALELAEAVADALAPAAARGNGAAGFAEGAAGIGWALWRHADHRADGKGHPEIAAGLLRSADTAPEAAAPNPSWTTGLPGIAAATAHLPGRDDLATRLAALGDGPELSAGHGAFGALEALSVLAGQGDTTASAALGRAGGRVLATVEGQQHRCATPGQVPSPGMLTGLAGIGYGLLRLCSPAHVPSALLLEHSCPGNPVNPPTC, from the coding sequence GTGAACGAATCAGCCGCACCCACGACACCCCGAAGCGCGCACCTGCCGCTCGCCTGGTGGGCCCCCGCGCTCTCCCTCAGCGAGCGGGTCGGCGCCCCCGGACGTCCGGCGGCGTCAGCCACGACCGCCACGTCCGGCCGCGCCCCGTGGGCCGTCGGGGACACGGCGGGCTTCGCGACCCGGCTGGCCCACCTGGGTCTCGACGAACTCGCCGTGTGGGCACTGGCCGGCGAGGCACCGGAACACCTGGCGGACCGTGCCGGTACGCCCCGCTGGGCCGGTTACGTCGAAGAGGCCCTGGAATCCGCGCACTTCGCCGCACGGCCGGTGCCGGGTGACGACGACGCCACCGGGCCCGACGTGTTCGCGCCGGTCGTGGCACCGCTGGTGGTGCCTGCTTCGGACGCCCTCGACCGGCAGCTCGCACCGCTTCCCGCATCCGAACGGAACGTGCTGCGCGCCTCGTTCGAGCAGTGGCTGCTGAGCCGGCTGGCCCGGCAGGCGGCCCGCACCCTCGTCAGCGAACTGGCCGGCGCACGGCGCGCCGGACGGCTCGACGGGGCCACGCCCCGCGACCGGTTCGCCGCCTTCCTCGCCGCCAACGGCAGCGCGGACGGCCTGGGTTCACTTTTCACCGGCTATCCGGTACTGGCCCGGATGCTGGCCCTGACGGCGCTGGACGCCGCCGACGCCGTCGCCGAACTGGGCCTGCGGCTGCACGCCGACCGGGCGGACCTGGTCGGCGTCCTGCTCGAAGGACGCGACCCCGGCCCGCTCACCCGCGTCGAACTGGGCCGGGGCGACGCCCATCGCGGTGGGCGCTCGGTTGCGGTGCTGACGTTCGCCGACGGGTCACGCGCGGTGTACAAGCCGCGCCCGCTGGGGCAGCACGCCCTGCTGGACGACCTGGCCCACTGGCTCACCGGCCGGGTCGACGGCCTGGAGCTGCGCACCCCGCGCACGGTGCGGCGGCAGGAGCACGGCTGGCTGGAGTTCATCGAGCACCGCTGGTGCGGCTCGGTGACCGAGGCGGACGCCTTCTACCGGCGCCAGGGCGCGCTGCTGGCCCTGCTGTACGCGGTGGACGGCGCCGACATGCACTACGAGAACCTCATCGCCGACGGCGGCCAGCCGGTGCTGGTGGACGCCGAGACCCTGCTGCACACCGGACTTCCGCAGGCCGCGACGGCCGGGGCCGACCCGGCGGCCGACGCCCTCCAGGCGTCCGTGCACCGCACGTGCCTGCTGCCGCATCTGCTGATCGGCGAGAACGGCGCGCTGGACATCTCCGCGCTGGGCCGCGCCGAGGAAGGCACGTACCCGAGCGAGGGACTGTGCTGGGAGGACAGCGGCCTTGACACCATGCGGGTCGTCAGGGGCGCGGTGGTCAGCCCGGCAGCGCAGAACCAGCCGCTGCCCGGCGGGCACCGCCTCCAGGGCGCCGACCATCGCGCGGCGCTGCTGGACGGCTTCCGCACCACGTACGCGGCGATCCGGGCGCACGGCGCCGAACTCACCGCGCCGGGAGCCCTGTTGGAGCGGCACGCGGAGAGCCCCGCACGGCTGATCGTCCGCTCCACCCGGCTGTACTCGACGCTGCTGGAGGAGTCTACCCACCCGGCGCTGCTCGGTGACGCGCTCGCCAGGGACGCCGCCTTCGCCGTGCTGTGGACCGAGTCCGCGCACGACCCGGCGCGCGGCCGGCTGGTGGAGCACGAGACCGAGGACCTGTGGCGCGGGGACGTCCCGCTCTTCGTCCACCTGCCGTCCGGCACGGGGGTACGGTCGGCCGGCGGCACCTGGCTGCCGGACCTGCTGCCCGTGTCGAGCCTGAGCGCGGTCCGCGCCAAGATCGCCCGGATGGACGAGGTCGACTGCCGCAACCAGGAATGGATCGTCGCCGCGGCGCTGGCCGCCCGTGAGGCCGACTCCCCGCTGGTCCGGCCGCGCTCCGAGCTGGTGCCCGCCCCGCTGCCCGCCGTGGCGCCCGAACCGTCCCGGCTGCTCGCCGCCGCCTGCGGGATCGCCGACGAGATCGCCGCCCGCGCCGTGCGGTCCGGCGGCCGGGCCAACTGGCTCGGCCTGGAGAGCCTGCCGGGCGGCCACTGGTCGGTGCTCCCGATGGGTGCGGGACTCGCCCAGGGATACACCGGAGTCGCGCTCTTCCTGGCCCAGGCCGGGGTGCTGGCCGGCGCCGAGCGCTACACGGCGCTCGCCCACGAGGCGGTACTGCCGCTGCCCGCCCTGCTGAAGATGCTGGCCGCCGACCCCGAACTCTGCGCCGCTGTCGGACCCGGGGCGTACGACGGGCTCGGCGGCATCCTGTACGGGCTGGTGCGGCTGTCGACCCTGCTCGACGCCGACCTCGCCGACTCGCTGCCCGACGCCCTCACCGCGCTCGAACACGCCGTCATGGGCCGGATGGACCTCGGATTCGCCGACGGCGCCGCAGGCGCCCTGGCGGCGGCCGTCGCCACCCACGAAGCGACCGGCGCCCGCCGGGCCCTGGAACTGGCCGAAGCGGTGGCGGACGCCCTGGCCCCCGCCGCGGCGCGGGGCAACGGCGCCGCGGGGTTCGCCGAGGGCGCCGCCGGCATCGGCTGGGCGCTGTGGCGCCACGCTGACCACCGGGCGGACGGCAAGGGACACCCGGAGATCGCCGCCGGACTGCTGCGCTCGGCCGACACCGCCCCTGAAGCCGCAGCGCCCAACCCGTCGTGGACCACCGGCCTGCCCGGGATCGCCGCCGCCACCGCGCACCTGCCGGGGCGCGACGACCTCGCCACGCGCCTCGCCGCCCTCGGGGACGGACCCGAACTCAGCGCGGGCCACGGCGCGTTCGGTGCCCTGGAAGCCCTGTCGGTGCTGGCCGGCCAGGGCGACACCACGGCGTCCGCCGCTCTCGGCCGGGCCGGCGGCCGGGTCCTCGCGACCGTCGAGGGACAGCAGCACCGCTGCGCGACCCCCGGCCAAGTGCCCTCTCCCGGGATGCTGACGGGCCTCGCCGGCATCGGCTACGGGCTGCTCCGCCTCTGCTCCCCGGCCCATGTCCCGTCCGCGCTCCTGCTGGAGCACTCCTGTCCGGGCAACCCGGTCAATCCGCCCACCTGTTGA
- a CDS encoding peptidase E, with protein sequence MPASQPTVLATSGGHRAGARARVLFDSLVHHAVDLSGVTGRRPRILYLGTAVGDAEHVTARMHEAARVAGFDLTPLHLFPMPNVADVEGTLLDHDVVWVMGGSVANLLAVWRVHGLEGALRRAWQAGVVLSGVSAGSICWFEGGATDSYGPDLRPVVDALGFLPYGNGVHYDSDLGRRPLIHRLVADGTLPTAHCTDDGVGLVYHGTRLVEAVTESAGKGAYVVSRDGDGVREERLEPRPLPPARH encoded by the coding sequence ATGCCTGCCTCGCAGCCGACCGTCCTTGCCACCTCCGGAGGGCATCGCGCCGGTGCCCGCGCGCGGGTGCTGTTCGACTCCCTGGTCCACCACGCGGTCGACCTGTCAGGGGTGACCGGCCGCCGGCCGCGCATCCTGTACCTGGGCACGGCGGTGGGGGACGCGGAGCACGTCACCGCGCGCATGCACGAGGCGGCCAGGGTCGCGGGGTTCGACCTGACGCCGCTGCACCTGTTCCCCATGCCGAACGTCGCGGACGTGGAAGGCACCCTCCTCGACCACGACGTCGTGTGGGTCATGGGCGGCTCGGTGGCGAATCTGCTGGCGGTGTGGCGGGTGCACGGCCTGGAAGGTGCGCTGCGGCGCGCCTGGCAGGCGGGGGTCGTGCTGAGCGGGGTGAGCGCCGGGTCGATCTGCTGGTTCGAGGGCGGCGCGACCGACTCGTACGGTCCTGACCTGCGGCCGGTGGTGGACGCGCTCGGCTTCCTGCCGTACGGCAACGGGGTCCATTACGACTCCGACCTGGGCCGCCGCCCGCTGATCCACCGGCTGGTCGCGGACGGCACCCTGCCGACGGCGCACTGTACGGACGACGGCGTGGGGCTCGTCTATCACGGCACCCGTCTCGTGGAGGCGGTCACGGAGTCGGCCGGCAAGGGCGCCTACGTGGTGTCGCGCGACGGCGACGGGGTGCGCGAGGAACGCCTGGAGCCGCGCCCGCTGCCGCCGGCCCGGCACTGA
- a CDS encoding LuxR C-terminal-related transcriptional regulator has product MRTSLGIDSLARSVYLAMVDQPDAGVAELAGQLNEAEETVRQRLERLSALLLVVPGDTATGFRPVDPEVGLAAMLARQQDELARHRLQVEDSRLEVTRLLSEHTLGSRESMPGVEWLAGADAVWRRLAELAEGCEQEWLTVGPTERLAVAAAESARPVDEILRRRGTAARTIVLESVRNDPEAMGRVRGTDDSVGSIRTLPSLPAWMILCDRTHAVVPVASARSVVGAMVCGVESVTEAFAALFSRLWKEALPLTEARPRTRGSLSLQEQHVLRLWAQGLTDAAAARRMDVSLRTVRRLSEKLTDRFGAQSRFQLGALAIAQGGIRVEDMV; this is encoded by the coding sequence ATGCGGACCTCTCTGGGTATCGACTCCCTCGCACGGAGCGTCTATCTCGCCATGGTCGACCAGCCCGACGCCGGAGTCGCCGAGTTGGCCGGGCAGTTGAACGAGGCCGAGGAGACGGTCAGGCAGCGTCTTGAGCGGTTGTCCGCCCTGCTGCTCGTGGTGCCCGGCGACACCGCGACCGGCTTCCGGCCGGTCGACCCCGAGGTGGGCCTCGCCGCGATGCTCGCCCGGCAGCAGGACGAACTCGCCCGCCATCGGCTCCAGGTGGAGGACAGCAGACTCGAAGTCACCCGGCTGCTGTCCGAGCACACCCTCGGCAGCCGGGAGAGCATGCCCGGCGTCGAGTGGCTGGCCGGTGCGGACGCCGTCTGGCGGCGCCTCGCGGAACTCGCCGAAGGGTGCGAGCAGGAGTGGCTGACCGTCGGTCCCACCGAGCGGCTGGCCGTGGCCGCCGCCGAGTCCGCCCGGCCCGTCGACGAGATCCTGCGCCGCCGCGGCACCGCAGCCCGCACCATCGTCCTGGAGAGCGTCCGCAACGATCCCGAGGCGATGGGCCGCGTACGGGGGACGGACGACAGCGTCGGGTCGATCCGTACGCTGCCTTCGCTGCCCGCGTGGATGATTCTCTGCGACCGCACCCACGCGGTGGTCCCGGTCGCCAGCGCCCGGTCCGTCGTCGGCGCCATGGTGTGCGGCGTCGAGTCGGTCACCGAGGCGTTCGCCGCCCTGTTCAGCCGCCTCTGGAAGGAGGCGCTGCCGCTGACCGAGGCGCGCCCGCGTACCCGTGGCAGCCTCTCCCTCCAGGAGCAGCACGTGCTGCGGCTCTGGGCGCAGGGCCTCACCGACGCGGCCGCCGCCCGCAGGATGGACGTCTCGCTGCGCACGGTCCGCCGGCTCTCCGAGAAGCTGACCGACCGCTTCGGCGCGCAGAGCCGCTTCCAGCTCGGCGCCCTGGCCATCGCCCAGGGTGGCATCCGGGTCGAGGACATGGTCTGA